GAAATTACTAAGCCATGGAAAGTACATTAACAAAACACGAGCGAAATTTAGCAGCTATGCTACATGCATCGGCCTTTTCAAAATTCATTATTCCCTTCGGGAATTTCATTATTCCGTTGGTCTTATGGTCTGCTAATAAAAAGGATTACGCTTTTGTAGATTACAACGGAAAACAGGTTTTGAACTTTCAGATTAGCCTACTGCTCTACTCTATTGTTTTGGGGGCTATTAGTATACCATTATTTGTAGGTTTTTTTCCTGAACTATTGAATAGCAGTCTTTTTGGTTTTAACCATTTGAACGATTATAACAATTTGAATATCAACTTTAGTGATGTTTTTAGCTTTAGCTCTTGGTTGTTTCCATTAAGTATTGCGGGGCTTGCGCACGGAGCATTATTTATAGTAAACATTGTTTATACTATTCAAGCAGCCATTCGCACTAACGAGGGGCAAGAGTTTTCTTATCCTATTACTATAAAATTTTTAAAATAATGAAATCCGCTACCCTCTTCATCTCAATAGTTTTCGTTTCAAGTTTTTTTGAAATGGCAGCACAAGTTACTAGTGAAGACCAATTAAAGGAAACCATTATTAAGTTAGATACTGAGTACTTTGAAGCTTATAATACTTGTGATATGGAAAAGCAGGCAGATATGTATGCCGAAGATTTAGAATTCTATCATGACAAGGGAGGATTATCCACATCAAAACAAGATTTACTGGAAAGTTTGGAGAAAAATATTTGCGGAAAGGTAACAAGAGAATTAGTAGAAGGTAGTATTGAAGTTTACCCTATAAACGGGTTTGGCGCGGTAGAAATAGGTTTGCACAAATTTCACAACAATCAAGAACCCAATGCCATTTCAAAGCCTGGAAAATTTATTATGATATGGCAAAAAACAGAATCTAATTGGAAAATCACGAGGGTCATCAGCCTTCATTAATATAGAAACGGGTACTCATCACACCCTGGTCAAAAAGGAGTTTATTCATCAATCAAATTATTCCAGATTTGCAAAAGGGTCTCACTAATCACGGGGCAATAACCAATAACAAGCTTGGGGTAGTAAAAAAACGAACAATCACTCTATGCAGCGTACCATTTACGAACAGACACGTTCCCCCAATTTAAAGGAACTGCATAAAAAGCAAAAGGAAATTATGAATGTAGAAAATACAAAAGCACAAATGCGTAAGGGCGTTTTGGAGTACTGTATTCTGTCTATCCTAAACGGAAAAGACAAATATGCCTCTGAAATTCTCGGAACGCTAAAAGATGCGAAAATGCTTGTGGTAGAGGGTACTATTTACCCTTTATTAACCCGATTAAAAAATGCGGGATTACTTAGCTATCGCTGGGAAGAATCAACCTCTGGCCCCCCAAGAAAATATTACGCATTGACTGAAACCGGAAAACTTTTTCTAAAGGAACTGGACAGTACTTGGGACGAACTAAGAACAGCAACTAATTTGGTAACCAACAATAAATAACCTAAAAAACTACCTGTAACCTTATTAAGTGATTACAGAACAAAAACAACTAAAATGAACAAAACTATAAATATTAATCTAGCGAATATGCTCTTCCATATGGATGAAGATGCATATAACAAAATGCAGCGCTACCTAGAGTCCGTAAAGCGCTCTTTTGCCAACACACCCGGTAGCGATGAGATACTGGCAGATATTGAGGCGCGTATTGCAGAACTGTTCCATGAAAAACTGGACAATGAACGCCAGGTCATTACCCAAAAACAGGTAGACGAAGTCATTGCTATTATGGGTCAGCCAGAAGATTATATGGTGGATGAGGATATTTTTGAAGATGAGCCAAATACTCAAAAGAACTATTCCGAACCTAGAAAATCCAAAAAGCTATACCGGGATACGGAACACAAATATGTTGCCGGGGTGTCTTCTGGTTTAGCGCACTACTTTAATATAGACCCTCTTTGGGTACGTTTGGTCTGGATTCTTTTGACCATTGGTTCTTCGGGTGGATTCATTTTAATCTACGGCCTACTTTGGTTATTGATACCTGAAGCCGTTACTACGTCGCAAAAATTGGATATGCGGGGGGAGGACATCAACATCAGCAATATAGAACGCAAGGTCAAGGAAGGCTTTGATGATGTTGCCCAAAAAATTAAGAGCGTCAATTATGAAGGTGTAGGTAACAAGGTTAAAAGTGGCGGTAAGTCATTTTTTGACACCTTGGGAGATATTATCATGTTTTTCTTCAAAATCTTTGGAAAATTTATTGGTATTCTCTTGATTATTATAGGTGCTGCTACCATTATTGGTCTCTTTATAGGGATGATTACCGTAGGAATTGCAGATATGGTTCATGTACCTGGTATTAATATGTACCATATTGTAGATGCCAGTGATATGTCTATTTGGTTGATTTCCCTACTTGGATTTTTTGCCATTGGGATTCCGTTTTTCTTCCTTCTTTATTTAGGACTGAAAATCTTGGTCAACAACCTTAAATCTATTGGAAGTATTGCTAAATTCTCATTATTAGGCCTTTGGCTGATTTCTATAATACTATTGATTGTCTTTGGGATAAAACAAGCTTCTGCTCGGGCATTTTCTGAATCTACTGTAACTACTGAGAATATTCATTTCCCAACCACGGTAGATACCTTAGAAATCAACTTGGAATCCTATAACCGAAAGTTCCGTAACAAGCGTAAAGTTGAAATGGGCAACGGAGTTACGATTAGCAGAAACGAATCTGGTGAAGAGGTACTGGTGTTAGACGAGGTAAGTTTCTATCTAGAAAAATCAAAAGATACAATCACTAGAATAGAGATTATAAAAGAATCCGATGGTTCATCCTTTGAGGAAGCAGAAAAATTTGCCGAAGCTATTAACTATAGTTACAAGGTTGAAAACAACACCTTGCATCTGCAAGACTTTTTGACAACTGCTAGAAAGAATAAAATGATGAACCAAGAGGTTCGGATAAACCTCTACATTCCCGAGGGTACCGTCTTAAACTATGTAAATGATAGTGATTATAGATGCTGGCGCTTCCATATTCAAAACGATAGAAATCTAGATGCTTGCGATATAAGCGATTATACCTGGAAAATGGGTTCTGACGGAGAATTAAAATGTCTAGAGTGTCCTGATTTAGTTGACGAGAACGATGATGATTTTGAAAATGACAATAACGGAAGAAACAAAATCAAAATTAACGAAGACGGAATTGATATTGATATTCAAGATGACGGTGAATCCTTTAAAATGAAAATAGGTGAAGATGGGATTCAAATAAACGCAGACGAACGCAGCGCTGATAGTAAAAACCGAATAAATATTGATGAAAATGGTATAGATATCGATGTTGACGACAACCGTTCAAAACGAGAAGATACCATATAATTCAAATCATTTTCAATACGTATTGCCCGTGTAATCAATTCAGTACCAAAATATGACGTTTGGGTCTGAAAATCTGGCGAGAAAACAACTAATAGCGCAATTTTACATCAATCAAAAAACAACAATCATGACAACATTAATTCGCATTGCAATAGCATTTTTAGTAGCATTATTTTTATCCTCCTGTGGTTTTGACATTAATATTGGTGACTTTGGTAACGGTGAGAAAGGCAACGGAACTGTAGTTACGGACAATAGAGAAGTTACAGACCAATTTACAGAAGTATCCGCTTCTGAAGGCCTATCCGTTTATGTAACCCAATCAAATGAATTTAATATAAAAGTTGAGGCAGATGAGAATATCATAGACCTTATCGCCACAGATATTAAAAACGGAAAGTTGCGTATTCATGCCACCAAAAATATAGGTGACGCCACCAAGAAAATTTATGTTTCCCTTCCTGTTATTTCAGATTTAAGAGCTTCAAGCGGTTCACATTTAAATGTTGAAAATACTATTGAAAGTGATTATCTTGAGTTAGACGGTAGTAGCGGAGGCCAAATTAACGTTGATGTTGTTGCAGATGTCATTGACATAGATGTAAGCAGTGGTGCCGGTATAAATATATCCGGACAAGCCATCCGTGGAAATATAGACGCCAGTAGCGGTGGAAATATTAATGCAAAAACGCTTTCTCTTAAAACTTGTACAGCAGATGCCAGCAGTGGCGGGAACGTAAAAGTTCTTGTTTCGGAAAATCTTGAGGCAGGTGCCAGTAGTGGTGGTAATGTTGCCTATTCCGGTAACGCTACGGTAAAAACTAAAAAATCCGTTTCGGGTAACGTTCACAAATATTAAAATCAAAAAAACGAACAATCCTAAATACAAGTTGTCGAATTTTCGGCAGCTTGTTTTTGGTTTAAATAGATATTAGTGTTAATCTTTTCTCCTTTCGAAAAAAATGAGGAGAGATGAGCTCAAACCCTTATTCTCTTTTTATATTAGTAGAAAGAATTGGAACATGCAGTTAGATTTAAAAAAATATGTTTTAGCCCTAAAACATACCTTTAGTATTAGTCGTGAATCCCACGATTTTCAAGATACGCTTATTGTTAGTCTTTCTTTGGATGGACAAACAGGATATGGAGAAACCACATCAAACCCTTATTATAAAATTACAGTTGAATCTTTAACCGCTGAAATTGAAAAAATAAGGAGTGAAATTGAAGCGTT
This genomic interval from Zobellia roscoffensis contains the following:
- a CDS encoding PspC domain-containing protein, encoding MNKTININLANMLFHMDEDAYNKMQRYLESVKRSFANTPGSDEILADIEARIAELFHEKLDNERQVITQKQVDEVIAIMGQPEDYMVDEDIFEDEPNTQKNYSEPRKSKKLYRDTEHKYVAGVSSGLAHYFNIDPLWVRLVWILLTIGSSGGFILIYGLLWLLIPEAVTTSQKLDMRGEDINISNIERKVKEGFDDVAQKIKSVNYEGVGNKVKSGGKSFFDTLGDIIMFFFKIFGKFIGILLIIIGAATIIGLFIGMITVGIADMVHVPGINMYHIVDASDMSIWLISLLGFFAIGIPFFFLLYLGLKILVNNLKSIGSIAKFSLLGLWLISIILLIVFGIKQASARAFSESTVTTENIHFPTTVDTLEINLESYNRKFRNKRKVEMGNGVTISRNESGEEVLVLDEVSFYLEKSKDTITRIEIIKESDGSSFEEAEKFAEAINYSYKVENNTLHLQDFLTTARKNKMMNQEVRINLYIPEGTVLNYVNDSDYRCWRFHIQNDRNLDACDISDYTWKMGSDGELKCLECPDLVDENDDDFENDNNGRNKIKINEDGIDIDIQDDGESFKMKIGEDGIQINADERSADSKNRINIDENGIDIDVDDNRSKREDTI
- a CDS encoding head GIN domain-containing protein; this translates as MTTLIRIAIAFLVALFLSSCGFDINIGDFGNGEKGNGTVVTDNREVTDQFTEVSASEGLSVYVTQSNEFNIKVEADENIIDLIATDIKNGKLRIHATKNIGDATKKIYVSLPVISDLRASSGSHLNVENTIESDYLELDGSSGGQINVDVVADVIDIDVSSGAGINISGQAIRGNIDASSGGNINAKTLSLKTCTADASSGGNVKVLVSENLEAGASSGGNVAYSGNATVKTKKSVSGNVHKY
- a CDS encoding PadR family transcriptional regulator, yielding MNVENTKAQMRKGVLEYCILSILNGKDKYASEILGTLKDAKMLVVEGTIYPLLTRLKNAGLLSYRWEESTSGPPRKYYALTETGKLFLKELDSTWDELRTATNLVTNNK
- a CDS encoding DUF4870 domain-containing protein; the protein is MESTLTKHERNLAAMLHASAFSKFIIPFGNFIIPLVLWSANKKDYAFVDYNGKQVLNFQISLLLYSIVLGAISIPLFVGFFPELLNSSLFGFNHLNDYNNLNINFSDVFSFSSWLFPLSIAGLAHGALFIVNIVYTIQAAIRTNEGQEFSYPITIKFLK
- a CDS encoding nuclear transport factor 2 family protein, coding for MKSATLFISIVFVSSFFEMAAQVTSEDQLKETIIKLDTEYFEAYNTCDMEKQADMYAEDLEFYHDKGGLSTSKQDLLESLEKNICGKVTRELVEGSIEVYPINGFGAVEIGLHKFHNNQEPNAISKPGKFIMIWQKTESNWKITRVISLH